AATGGTCAAATTGATTGTTATACAGTTTTTGATACCAAACAAGACCATTACATGGTAATGAATGTGGGATGGGATGGTCATCGGCGTGTTTATGGTTGTGTTTTGCATTTAGATATTAAAGAGGGAAAAATTTGGATTGAGCAGAATATGACGGAAATGAGAGTGGCTCAAGAACTTGTTGAGCAAGGTGTTCCAAAAGATGATATTATTCTAGGATTTCAAGCTCCCCAAATGCGAGAATATACGGGCTATGGAGTGGCTTAACAACAAGATGGAGATCGCACTGAATTTGCGATCGCTTAGTTTTTTCGAGATTGCGATCGCTCTTTTCAAATCATTACCACAATAGGCGATCGCTAAAATGCGGAAAGAATTACTTTTTGAAATCACCGCCGCCGTTGTTTTACCGAATTATCTTCATTTTATCTGGTCGTTACCACCAGATGATTCTAATTATTCTCAAAGAGTATCTCGATTCAAAGTGTTATTTACACGCTATTTACGAGAAAAACGCTCATTATCACAAGATTTTTCCGCTTCTCGTCGTCAGCACCGAGAAAGTGATGTTTGGCAACGTCGCTTTTGGGAGCATACGATTTGTGATGAGCATGATTTGCACAGGCATTTAGATTATATTCACTATAATCCGGTTAAGCATGGTTTGGTGTCTTGTCCTCATTTATGAGGATATTCAAGTTTTCACAAATGGGTGGAGCAATATAGGTAAGTAGTTAAACATAATTAATTACACAATGTTATTGCGAATGGAGCAAAGCGAAATGAAGCAATCCCAACCCCTGCGATTGCTTCGCTTCGCTCGCAATGACTGTAATTAATTTTGCGTGGTTACTTATCGACCGGATTGGGGATGTTGTGGGGGGAATGTACCACAAGTTCCAGATTTTCGAGATTTAGAAGATCGAGTAGGCAAGTAGTGGGGTTAGGTGGGCAATATTGCCATATTTAACAGTTTATTTCCCAATTATCTGCTTTTGCTCACCCTAAAAGATCGGGCGATCGCACTTTAATTACGACATATCATAACTTCCAGCAGAGGGCTGATTGTGTTGGAAATGATGTCCTCCAGTATGGTAAACATTGATGAGTCCGCCTCCCCCTCCCATACCAGGAAAGAGTTCGTTAGCTGCCCCTAAACCTAAGGGATAACGAACCATGATCTTATTGTTAACATGGAGTACTTGACGGATGACATTGATAGTATCTGCGCTCGCAACAAGCATTCTCCCTACATTTCCCAACATGGAACGGATTTCCACCAGTTCAGGCATAGTTGCATTTCGTCCATATTGCGCTTGACAAATCGCATTTATGAGACAGTTATTTACACTTAACAAGGCGCTAGCTTTAATTTCTTCTATGTAGTTAGCCAGTTGTTCCCTCTGCAAACCTGAGCCACCAGAACGGGCGGGGAGAAAAGTAGAATAGGTTTTGCTTCCAAAGATTGAATGCATCGTACCCGTACCTTTCCCACGCTCTTCTATTTGCTTGGTGAATTCCATAGGTGTTACTTCTGAATTTTGATAGGTACGCAAGCGATCAGATACTTGTGTAGCTGTTAAAATACCACCTAACGCAGCCCGTTTTGCTCCCGATAGATCCATAAAGTCGTCCGTAGGTTTGGGAGATGTGAGATATTCTCCCATTCTTCGAGCTAAATCCTGACGTTCAGATGAGGAATCTTCGCTGTCCGATAGTTCATCTGCCCATTCATCATAGTCTTTACCCACCTTTTGATGCTTCGGGTAATCTTTCTTACGGTAACTAACCATCGCCTGCGACATTTTTTCAGTTTTTGATGGATCGGTAAAAGCAGGTGCGCCAGGAGCAATGGTTTTAGAGCCAAAGGAATAATGAATGCGTATGGTTCGTGGATCACGGCCAAAACTATTCGCAATCATTTGTAGGGCTTGACTAGGGGTCACACTGTATGCCTTGACAATATCATTGATAACAAATTCCGACACGGAGGTGGAAAGGGCTGCTATATTGTAACTGCTTAGGATGACCCCTAGTGTACCTGTGCTTGGAGATGTAGATGCCGTTATCTCCCGTATAATATTTTCATGCCCACGTACATTCACCTTGCCTGATACAGTAGTAAAAATATACCATCCTCCACCTCGTATCTCTTTCAGCTGTCCTTGTACCTTGGCAGCTGCACCATAGGGAATGATTTCATAGGTTTTGCCAATATCACTGTCATCCACGGGTATCAACTGCACCGTTGCTGTCGTCACCTTTGGCGTTTCCTCTTTTAACGCCACTCCTTTTGAATGAACATCAGCCAGTTGTAAAGCCTTTTGCCCCATCACATCAGCTTCCTGCTCCATGTTCGGATCGGCGTTGATGTTCACGGTATGTGCTTGCATCGTAGTCCGTACCCTTCCCTGCATTTGTTGCACTACATGCCAAGCCTCATGGGGCAGATGTTTCTCTTGTCCTGCACCCAAATATATTTCTGTGCCTTGTGTATAAGCATGTGCTTGCAATTGTGCTGGCTTCTCCGAGTTGTAATGTACCCGAACATCATACATTGAGTAGCCGGAGAGGTTTTCAATACCTGTTTTGAGGCGATCCGGCAAGCCAGTTTTGTTGAGGCGCGTCGCCTCTGATGACTCTTGGCTATTCCCTGTTTTTTTGCTCTTCCCATTGAGCGCGTGATTATCCTCTGACGGTGATGGTACTTCTTTAGGGAGGCGTTGCGGTAACTGCTGCGGTTTTAATGGCGATCTCCTATTCGGTAATTTCGCCTGCACTGTCATCCGCCCAAAACTATGCCCAGGTAACTGCTCTGTCCTTGTCAAAGCATTACTCTGAGAATCCTCATCCCCAGCCGACGGCGAATTACTCACCCGTCCCTGCCCACTCAATCGCTTACTGTTACACCCCTCACATTGCCCTGTTAACCCTGCTACACCGCCACAGTCACATTTACGCTGTAAAATCCCCGGCTGAGATAGGGAAGATACTGGCGACACAGTTGTAGATTTAACCTGAGAACTCGATTTACGATTCATCGCTCCACTCATACCCAACCTCCAATTTCCGCTTCAATCAAAGATTTCTCTAACTTGGCATATTCGCTCTGGGCTGCTGCTAAAAGATGTTTCATCTGCACAGCCTCTCCACCATCCGCAGCTAAGAAAGCAGCATTCAGGGCAATGTTGCGAATATTACCCCCAGCTACATTCAACCGCCCCAATTTCACCATATCTAAACCCTTAGTAGGTGTATTACTGGGAAAAATCCGCCGCCAAATTTCTGTGCGTTGGGCTGCATCAGGGAAGGGAAATTGGACGATGAAACGCAGACGGCGCAAAAAGGCGGTATCCAAAGCGCCTTTTAAATTAGTAGTTAAAATTGCCAGCCCCCGGTAAGCTTCCATGCGCTGCAATAAATAGCTAACTTCAATATTGGCGTAGCGGTCATGGCTATCTTTGACTTCGCTTCGCTTACCAAACAACGCATCGGCTTCGTCAAATAAAAGAATCGCGCCTCCTGCTTCCGCCGCATCAAATACCCGCCGCAAATTCTTCTCGGTTTCCCCGATATATTTGCTGATTACGGAACTTAAATCGATGCGGTAAAGGTCAAGCTGTAGTTGATTTGCCAGTACCTCAGCGGCCATTGTTTTCCCTGTCCCACTCATCCCGGCAAATAAGGCGCTAATCCCTAAACCGTTTGCACTTTTACTGGCAAAACCCCAGGTTTCGTAGACTTTGGCACGCTGTTTTACATGGGCAGCTATCTGCTTTAATGTCTGGTGTTGGAGTGCGGGTAAAACTAAATCATCCCAAGTGGCGACAGGTTCAATGCGCTGTGCTAGATCGTCTAGGTGAGTCCTAGCTTGGGCGCGACAGGCATTCCACAGGGTATTGATTGGCGCTGTCTCACTCCCTTGAGTTTGTAATTCTAAACAAGCTGCTTGGATTCCTTGAGAACTGAGGTTAAACTGCATTACCAAAGGTTCTATATGACCGTTGATATCTCCTGCCCAATTACCCAAAGCGTTTTGCCAAAGTAACTTTTGTTCGCTAGCACTGGGTTTGTTAACATCAAAGCGGAGTAGGGAAAGTCTTTGAGTCCGCAGGGGTTCGCGGGTGACAATAATTAGCAGTCCCCGCAGATGCTCAACAAAGCGGATGGCGCGGGTAGTTTCGGTGCTGTCCAAATGCTGACAATCTAGGAGTAAGGCTTTGTTGTCCAGCATTGCTTCCCGTTCCCACAGGCGAATTAATGCTTCCCGTTCCACGATTGTGGCTGGAATATCCGCCCCGCGCAGCATCCATAACTCAATACCCAATTGACTACAAGCTGTAGATGCAATAGTTTCTTTCCCCCCATCTTCATCGCCACACAGTTGAATCGCCGAGCCGGTGGCAATTCTTGGCTGCCAAAGTTTTACAATGCGGTCAGCGACGCTTTGATGCGATCGCGGTAATTCTCCCCCTGCTGCGACTGGTTCCACTAACCCCTGCAAGCGATCGTCGAGGTAAGACATTCCTGTGAGATAGTGCAGTATCCTCTCATCAATCTTTAAGGGACTGTAAGCCATGACATTCCCCGCGCCCACCTCCAGCAAACGCCAGTAACGCAAGGGTGATGCTGGTAGCAGGGCACTCCAGTGAGCTTCAGATAAAACTGCCATTGCTAAACTAAAGGTGGCATGAGTGTCACCAGCATTTCCAAAGGCTTTCCCACATAACTGGGCAAATTCCCCACCTAGTTCTAAGCCAGCACATAACAGCAGTACATCCCGTTCAAAATCGGTTAAGCCAAAGGCGGAACACACATTTTCTAAGGCTGAAGGCGCTTTTAATTGATTGGCAGCTGCTTGTAAATTATGTTGCAAAACTTGACTTTTTTCTCGTGCTGTGTTTTCACCCTGCGATCGCTTAACGTAAGATTCCAAGCGATCGCACACAATTGCCAAAGCTGCCGTTAGGTAATTTTGGTTTGCTATCTGCCAATGTTGTACATCTGTGGTGTTCATCCGATGATTACCTGGGGTGCAATGTATCCTGGGTTATTGGGGTCGGGATTCATCGCCAGCACGCTTTCTGCACCATCTACCTGTACTCGCACTAGATAGGTACTAGCTACTACCCGTTCTATAGAGAAGGTAATGGTATTGGTTGCATCTACTTGGGGGTCAGTAATACCATTTTGCAATGGCGCTGGAAAATTATAAGCGCGTGCTTTACCAGTGGGTTGAAATTCGTTCAGCAGCAGTACTACTCGCTGGTTTTTACCGACACTGGGTGTAAAATTAATCGTAATTGATCCAGAGCAGCGAGTCACATTATTGGTAGTTGTACAAGTAATAGAGCCAATATCTACGCTAATTGTGGGACGCAACACAAAGGCAGCTACGTTCGATTCGCTACCTCGATGCAGAACAGGCGGCGTACCGATTAACAGGGGATGGATTACTTGGATACCTTGAATTCCTGCCCGGAGTATATCGGTGTTGAGAGGGGGAGAAGTTAAAGGTAAGCTAATCTGGGTATCGCTGACTGATGTGGGTGTGATATCAGTTTCGCCAATTCGTACCTGGGTAATATCATTTTTGAGTTGTTTGCCAGTAATAATTAAGGTGCTACCAATAGTAATTGGCTGTTCTGCTCCTGTGGCTGTGCCCACACGTTCAATTACAGGGTGACGGAAAGGTATAACATAAGTATTGCGATCGCGTACAGGTAGTGCTGTTTGCGGTGCTTCTTCTCTTTCAATCAACACCACAGATCCTTGATAAGCAACCGAGAGAGCGTAAGGGGTTTGGAAAAAGACAGACCAAATTTTCGATAATTCTTCTAAATTAAGACCTATAGGGCTAAATTTAACTAATTCCACCTCTTCAGCTAAATTAGAGCCAGCAAGATAATTAAATGTAGTACTGCTAATAGTTTCACGAATCATTGAGCGTGTCAGCAAAGGTCGCGCATGGAGGATGCTGGCGGCGCTACCTAACAGGCGTTGCGGTTCCAACTGCGTTTCGTCACCATAAAAGCTGAGTAAATAGTGTAGATCCAAGGCTACTTGCGGGCGCTGGATGAGTGTACCATCAGCACGGCGAGTTGGGGTATCAACATTCCGTAAAGCTGCATTGGGGGTGACTTGATAAAGATAAAGATTGACTTTCGGGGCTGGCGTACCACTCCCTAAACCGTCCGGTCGCAGAGTAGTGACTGTTGCGCCTGGTACATCTACACCCACAGATGACTGTAACAGTTGACTGAGTGTAGCAGTTACGGTGGCGATCGCTAAAAAATTGCTCATCGCTGACTCCCGTTTCGCTGTTGCAAATAATTATCCAGAGATAAGGCAGGACTGCGGCGCACAGATTTTGTGCTTGGTGTAGGAGTGGGTGGATTAACGCCCCTTACCTCAATCCGCCCAATAGTGATGTTAATTGTCGGTGTTGGTGCAGGTGA
The genomic region above belongs to Calothrix sp. NIES-2098 and contains:
- a CDS encoding XisI protein-like protein — translated: MDTLDSYRYIIQSLLTAYAAIPIANGQIDCYTVFDTKQDHYMVMNVGWDGHRRVYGCVLHLDIKEGKIWIEQNMTEMRVAQELVEQGVPKDDIILGFQAPQMREYTGYGVA
- a CDS encoding ATPase central domain-containing protein — encoded protein: MNTTDVQHWQIANQNYLTAALAIVCDRLESYVKRSQGENTAREKSQVLQHNLQAAANQLKAPSALENVCSAFGLTDFERDVLLLCAGLELGGEFAQLCGKAFGNAGDTHATFSLAMAVLSEAHWSALLPASPLRYWRLLEVGAGNVMAYSPLKIDERILHYLTGMSYLDDRLQGLVEPVAAGGELPRSHQSVADRIVKLWQPRIATGSAIQLCGDEDGGKETIASTACSQLGIELWMLRGADIPATIVEREALIRLWEREAMLDNKALLLDCQHLDSTETTRAIRFVEHLRGLLIIVTREPLRTQRLSLLRFDVNKPSASEQKLLWQNALGNWAGDINGHIEPLVMQFNLSSQGIQAACLELQTQGSETAPINTLWNACRAQARTHLDDLAQRIEPVATWDDLVLPALQHQTLKQIAAHVKQRAKVYETWGFASKSANGLGISALFAGMSGTGKTMAAEVLANQLQLDLYRIDLSSVISKYIGETEKNLRRVFDAAEAGGAILLFDEADALFGKRSEVKDSHDRYANIEVSYLLQRMEAYRGLAILTTNLKGALDTAFLRRLRFIVQFPFPDAAQRTEIWRRIFPSNTPTKGLDMVKLGRLNVAGGNIRNIALNAAFLAADGGEAVQMKHLLAAAQSEYAKLEKSLIEAEIGGWV